One stretch of Arachis duranensis cultivar V14167 chromosome 1, aradu.V14167.gnm2.J7QH, whole genome shotgun sequence DNA includes these proteins:
- the LOC107493371 gene encoding transcription factor MYB1R1 has product MCSTFAAAADSSISGDGDSPAAGEIMLFGVRVVVDSMRKSVSMNNLSQYVHPQDDSNNNKDAAFSATGYASADDAAPLNSGKNRERERKRGVPWTEEEHKLFHYVKTRTPTQVASHAQKYFLRRSNLNRRRRRSSLFDITTDSVSSIPMEEEQIQNGDIVPHSQPLCPAAPENSNTNGFPMVPVYPLGVGPGVISSVEAGNPMDELTLGQANMELNAQTKLLHPIPVASNPKTCTVSDVASGSNSPLDLPTLSLGLSFTSDQRQTPSRHSAFHSIPSLNNGDSVISVA; this is encoded by the exons ATGTGTAGCACCTTCGCCGCCGCCGCAGACTCCTCCATCTCCGGCGACGGTGACTCCCCCGCCGCCGGCGAGATTATGCTGTTCGGCGTTAGGGTGGTGGTGGACTCCATGAGGAAAAGCGTCAGTATGAACAATCTGTCGCAGTACGTGCATCCTCAAGATGActccaacaacaacaaagaCGCTGCCTTCTCCGCCACCGGTTACGCGTCCGCCGACGACGCCGCTCCTCTCAACTCCGGCAAGAACCGCGAGCGCGAGCGCAAGCGAG GTGTTCCCTGGACGGAGGAAGAGCACAAGCTATTCCACTACGTCAAGACTCGGACGCCCACGCAGGTCGCCAGCCATGCTCAGAAGTACTTCCTCCGCCGGAGCAATCTCAACCGCCGTCGGCGCAGATCCAGCCTCTTTGACATCACCACCGATTCG gtCTCTTCGATCCCAATGGAGGAAGAACAGATCCAGAACGGAGACATTGTGCCTCATTCACAGCCTCTGTGCCCTGCAGCCCCTGAGAATAGCAACACCAATGGATTTCCAATGGTGCCCGTGTATCCGTTGGGGGTTGGTCCAGGTGTGATTTCATCAGTCGAAGCTGGGAATCCAATGGATGAACTAACTCTAGGACAGGCAAACATGGAGCTTAATGCGCAAACCAAGCTACTCCATCCGATTCCTGTTGCTTCAAATCCTAAAACCTGCACCGTGTCTGATGTTGCCTCCGGCTCTAATTCGCCCCTCGACTTGCCAACACTGTCCCTGGGACTATCCTTCACATCTGATCAAAGACAGACTCCATCAAGACATTCGGCTTTCCATTCGATTCCGAGTTTAAATAACGGAGATAGCGTCATAAGTGTTGCTTGA